In Enterobacter pseudoroggenkampii, one genomic interval encodes:
- the dbpB gene encoding DGQHR domain-containing protein DpdB, with protein sequence MSEYRVPALRIRQGEERQLYSLAIEGKQISKIAAISRIRRGEENLVGYQRPEVRNHIREIQRYIESANPMIPNPVIIAFDKRVRFEPLTENGDMGHLVIPFSEDKDFEKPGFIVDGQQRTAALRDAEIDSFMMPVSAFIANDAEEQREQFMLVNSTKPLPKTLLYELAPHTHGRLPSDLQMRKFPSLLTQRLNFGEGPLAGRIKTATNPDGVIADNSMIKMIDASLREGALYRFRDPATGLGDEGKMVKLLNNFWSAVETVFTDDWDKKPRYSRLLHGVGILALGSLMDEIDQVHQDYKGEPGWTEIPSYTRFVEELNRIKPLCAWSSGVWNFGTDIDGQPVVRKWNELQNLSKDISLVTDYLVTNYIKVANADI encoded by the coding sequence ATGAGTGAATATCGTGTTCCCGCCCTGCGAATCCGACAGGGTGAGGAGAGGCAACTCTATAGCCTTGCGATAGAAGGTAAACAGATCAGCAAAATTGCAGCGATTTCCCGTATTCGTCGCGGCGAAGAGAATTTGGTTGGCTATCAGCGTCCAGAAGTACGTAACCATATTCGCGAAATTCAGCGCTATATTGAGAGCGCAAACCCGATGATACCAAACCCGGTGATTATCGCTTTTGATAAGCGTGTGCGTTTTGAACCACTTACAGAAAATGGCGACATGGGGCATCTGGTAATACCTTTCTCCGAAGATAAGGATTTTGAGAAGCCAGGTTTTATTGTGGATGGTCAACAACGTACCGCTGCTTTGCGGGATGCGGAAATCGACTCGTTTATGATGCCGGTATCTGCATTTATCGCTAATGATGCAGAAGAACAGCGTGAACAGTTCATGCTGGTTAACTCCACAAAACCGTTGCCCAAAACGTTGTTATACGAACTGGCACCGCATACCCACGGTCGTTTGCCATCCGATCTGCAAATGCGTAAGTTTCCTTCACTGCTGACTCAACGACTGAACTTCGGCGAAGGTCCACTTGCAGGGCGCATCAAAACGGCGACCAATCCTGATGGGGTTATTGCTGACAACTCGATGATCAAAATGATCGATGCCAGTCTTCGCGAGGGAGCATTGTATCGCTTCCGTGACCCGGCGACAGGGTTGGGGGATGAAGGGAAAATGGTGAAACTACTGAATAACTTCTGGTCGGCTGTGGAAACTGTCTTTACTGATGACTGGGATAAAAAACCTCGTTATTCCCGCTTGCTACATGGCGTTGGTATTCTTGCGCTTGGCAGCTTGATGGATGAAATCGATCAGGTTCATCAGGACTATAAAGGTGAACCAGGCTGGACTGAGATCCCTTCCTATACTCGTTTTGTCGAAGAGTTAAACCGTATTAAGCCGCTTTGTGCATGGAGTAGTGGCGTGTGGAACTTCGGCACAGATATTGATGGGCAGCCTGTTGTTCGTAAATGGAATGAGCTGCAGAATCTTTCAAAAGATATATCTTTGGTTACTGATTATCTGGTAACCAATTATATTAAAGTAGCTAATGCTGACATTTAA
- the dpdA gene encoding tRNA-guanine transglycosylase DpdA codes for MSKLKYFFPDSQDFIDPSFDFFHETRNEHRVRQRDDHYPHEVFSRPYDGMLVSKAVVDGLGSGESKYTRAQRLRYFRNGMKHFFRLPENMETMGDCGAFTYVNQDVPPYRVEEVIEFYETSRFNHGVSLDHIVFGYEKPGEIFSGEVLAECRRRQDITLTLAQEFLNKSQKSCFTAFGVAHGWSKTSYRQSVEALLAMGYKNITMGGMVPLKTAQILETLEEIKPLLKSDTRVHLLGIARPESFADFIKFGVTSIDSTTPLQQAFKDRKNNYHTPDGPAYTAVRVPQFDANPSLSRKIKSGVIDQDIARHLEKDAMNALFEYDKGALSLEKALETVLAYERLHSGEKEAEKIRADYERTLGDRPWKQCKCNICKAIGINVIIFRGAERNRRRGFHNIQVLYNRLQHTLSLRSEELS; via the coding sequence TTGTCGAAGCTTAAATATTTTTTCCCGGATAGTCAGGATTTTATAGATCCTAGTTTCGACTTCTTCCATGAAACGCGAAACGAACATCGCGTTCGTCAGCGTGACGATCATTATCCACATGAGGTATTTTCTCGGCCTTATGACGGCATGCTGGTTTCGAAAGCAGTAGTTGACGGTCTTGGCAGTGGAGAAAGTAAATATACGCGAGCCCAGCGCTTACGCTACTTCCGTAATGGCATGAAGCATTTCTTCCGCTTGCCGGAAAATATGGAAACTATGGGTGATTGCGGAGCCTTCACCTATGTTAACCAAGATGTGCCGCCATACCGAGTGGAAGAGGTCATTGAATTCTACGAAACCTCCCGATTTAACCATGGTGTTTCTCTTGATCATATTGTTTTTGGCTATGAGAAACCTGGTGAGATATTCAGTGGAGAAGTGTTGGCTGAATGTCGTCGACGTCAGGATATCACGCTGACCTTGGCTCAAGAGTTTTTAAACAAGTCTCAAAAGTCCTGCTTCACCGCCTTTGGCGTTGCACATGGATGGAGCAAAACCTCCTACCGTCAGTCAGTAGAGGCTCTGCTGGCCATGGGATACAAAAATATCACCATGGGGGGGATGGTGCCGTTGAAAACGGCGCAGATCCTTGAGACTCTCGAAGAGATTAAACCGCTGCTGAAAAGTGATACACGTGTTCACTTGTTAGGTATTGCTCGTCCAGAGAGTTTCGCCGACTTTATTAAGTTTGGTGTGACCAGTATTGACTCGACCACACCGCTGCAGCAGGCCTTCAAAGATCGGAAAAATAACTACCACACGCCTGATGGCCCAGCCTATACCGCTGTGCGTGTCCCTCAGTTTGATGCGAATCCAAGTTTGAGTCGCAAAATTAAATCTGGTGTGATTGATCAGGATATTGCGCGGCATCTTGAAAAGGATGCCATGAATGCCCTGTTCGAATACGATAAAGGGGCTTTGTCCCTTGAGAAGGCGCTGGAAACGGTACTGGCATATGAACGTCTTCATTCGGGCGAGAAAGAAGCCGAAAAAATCCGTGCTGACTACGAACGTACGCTGGGTGATCGTCCATGGAAGCAATGCAAGTGCAATATCTGCAAGGCAATTGGCATCAACGTCATCATTTTCCGCGGCGCAGAACGCAACCGTCGCCGCGGTTTCCATAATATTCAGGTGTTGTACAACCGTTTACAGCACACATTGTCATTACGCTCAGAGGAACTGTCATGA